The sequence TATATATCGAGATTCAAGGGTAAGCTTACTTATTAATAACGTCTAATTGTTATTTGAAAATTTATTTAAATAGAAATTTACTAATAATAAACCTAACTAATTTTACCTAGCTATCTAAATTCAAACTTCAGTAGTTTCCACCTCGGCGAAGTTAAATTTATGTAGATAGTATGTAACTTGATATATCACTTACCGCCCTTGGTAGTGAGTATTAATTTAAATGAATATCAAGAAGCCGTTAGCTATTAAGCAGCCTGAAGTCGGCAAGCTTATCCGCGAACTGCGCCTAAAAACGGGTCTAACTCAAGAACAGTTTGCAGCAGTATTAGGTGTAACTTTCCCCACTGTTAATCGGTGGGAAAATGGGCGTAATCAGCCCTCACCTATCGCTATGAAGCAGATAGAAAAAATACTGTTAGAGATGGACGATCGCGGACAAGAATTGCTGGCGAAATATTCGACTCCATAGTTTATTTAGGATAAATTTTGGGCTGAGTTCCTATATTTTCTATAGTTAATGTCTGCAATACACAAGCTTGTTGTTAGTGCAGACATCATTAGCTGTGGCAATTTTGCTGCAAGTGTTTAATTATTAGCGCTTGCAACAGCATTCTGCATAGGTTCTCTCCAACTATCCCACCAATAAACATCTCAATCACTCCCAAAAAATTAATTAGATAAATAAGAGATTGGTGGTTTATGACTTTCAACCAGGATAATTCCTATGCCTTTATGGTTGGAACTGAGGATGATCGTGTTGAAGCATTAAAAGAACTATTAGGATATCCAGTATTGCAGCATGACCCTGAAGGTTCTAATTTTTGGTATTTGCGTCCTGGTGAAGATGAAAATAAAGCTTTAGAAACCTGCCCAATTGCAGTTGGCTTTTACTCAGAATTAAATAAAGCGACAGATAAAGAAATTAAAAAGCTTTTGACATCCCAAGAAAAGCAGCAAGAAATATATGGTCATTACAGCGGGAGAGAATTTGAACAGCAGCCTGTAATGTATCTGCTGTTACCTGGAGAAACTCAGGCTGGGCGTGTCGCAATGGTGCTGCCAGAAGATGAAAAGAGGTTGCGTCAGCGACAGATTCAGACGTTTGCTTGGGATGAGGAAGATTTACAAGCACGGTTGGCACGCCTTCAGCAAGAAAGTTTGCTGCGGACAAATCGAAATCGAATAGAGAACAAACCTTTGTTATCTATTCCATTGGTGGAGTGGGTGTTTTATCCATCAGCAAAAACAGCAAGGCAATTAGCACAACAATTGGCTAAATTTGCATTGCAGATGGAGCAAGCGATTAAAATGATGGGTAATAACCTAGAGGGATATCTGAATGAGCTATTCCAGAGTTTTAAACGGGAATTGTTGCCTGAACTAAAGCCAAGTTTAAATGATGAAAAGGGTTATAGTTTCGCTGATATCTATGCACAAACAATTACTTATGGACTATTTACTGCCAGGGTGTTTAGCCATATACGAAATCCAGAGTTAAAGTTTGATATACAAAATGTATGGGAAAAGCTTCCTGAGACTAATCCATTTTTAAAACAGTTATTTAAAGCTGTTTTTGAGAATCAGAAACAGATAGAACAGAAACAAAAGTCAGGAGACGAATTAACAGATACGATTGGGCAGATTGTATTGTTACTCAATGCTGCCAACATGGATGCAATCCTCTCAGACTTTCAACATAAGAGGAACCAGGAAGACATTGTGATTCGGTTTTATGAAGATTTTTTGGCAGCATATAAGCCACAAATGCGAGAACGTCGGGGTGTTTATTACACACCAGAACCTGTTGTATCTTACATTGTGCGTTCCATTGACCACATTTTAAAAATCGATTTTGGACTAACTGGCGGTTTAGCTGATGCAACAAAGATAAAGCTAGAAAAACCTGACAGTAAAGGTATAACCGAAACACATAAAGTCCTGATAACAGACATTGCAACAGGTACGGGAACTTTCCTATATAGCGTTATTGACCATATTTATAACTCATTAAAACTCGACAAAGATGAATGGTCAAATTATGTTTCTCAACACCTACTACCACGACTGCTAGGCTTTGAGTTACTAATGGCTCCCTATGCAGTTGCACACATGAAATTAGGGTTGCAGTTAGCAGAATTGGGTTACAAATTCGATACTCTAGAACGGTTACGAGTTTACCTGACTAATACTTTACAAGATGCATTTCAAATACCGCCTACTGATGAATTAGATAATTGGATTCGAGATGAAGCAGATGCAGCTAATAAAATTAAGCAAGAAGCACCTGTAATGGTGGTGATGGGGAATCCACCTTATTCTGGTGTTTCTGCTAATAATGGGACTTGGATTAGCGATCTTCTCAAAGGGAAAGACTCCATAAAAAATCAATCAACCAGTAATTATTTTGAAGCTGATGGTAAACCATTGGGCGAACGTAAAAATTGGCTAAATGATGATTATGTTAAATTTATTCGCTTTGCTCAATGGCGAATAGAGCAGACAGGTTACGGAGTACTTGCCTTTATCACCAACCACGGGTATATGGATAATCCCACATTCCGAGGGATGCGTCAAAGCTTGATGACAACATTTGACGATATTTATGTTTTAGATTTGCACGGCAATAGTAAGAAGAAAGAGCAATCTCTTAATGGTTCAAAGGATGAAAATGTTTTTGATATTCAGCAAGGTGTAGCTATCAGCATTTTTGTAAAACGCCAGAATGCTAAACAACAGCTTGCAAATGTTTATCATACTGATTTGTATGGCTTGCGTGAAAATAAATATCAATGGCTGAAAAAAAATAGCATAACTACAACACAGTGGACTAAGTTAAAACCCCAATCTCCATTCTATTTATTTGTACCACATAATACAAATTGGCAGTCAGAATACGAGTGTAACTGGAAAGTGACAGAGATTTTTCCTATAAACAGTACAGGAATTGTTACAGCACGCGATAATTTTGTTTTTGATTTTGATAAAAAATCCTTGCTGCAACGTATCACTGAATTTAGAAACTCTCAATTTTCAGATCAACTTATTCGTGAAAAATATTTTAATGGTAAAGGCTCATCTAAATACCCTGATGGAGATACACGAGGTTGGAAATTGCCGGAAGCTCGGAGAAAAGTGCAGGCTGATCCGGATTGGGAAAAAAGAGTTCTGCCTTGCTTATATCGACCTTTTGATATTCGGCATTTATACTATACTGAGTGGATGGTTGATTGGCATCGTTACCAAGTGATGCGACATATGCTGGAAAGCAAAAATATAGGCTTTCATATATGTCGTCAAATCTCCATCAACGAATGGGGGCATATACTTGCAACAAATTTAATAACGGATGACAGCTACGTATCCAATAAAACAAGTGAACGGGGATACACATTTCCTCTCTACCTTTATCCCCAAAGCAACAGTCTGAAAGAATTAGAAGAACCATTGTGCCCTAATTTTTCTCAAGGCTTTCTCAACGCCATCATAGAAAAACTCGGCTACACCCCTACGCCAGAAGCCATCTTCTACTACATCTACGCCATCTTCCACTCACCCACCTACCGCACCCGTTACGCCGAATTCCTCAAAATCGACTTCCCCCGCGTCCCCCTCACCAGTGATGACGAACTCTTCCACCAACTAGCAACATACGGTGAAGAATTAGTATCACTGCACTTAATGAAATCACCCCAACTCGACAACTTCATCACTAAATTTGTGGAAAATGACGGTAATAATCTAGTCGATGCTGCACATCCCAAATACAACCAAGATGCTGTCATCATCAACAAAAAAGGTGACAAATTTACTGGTGTCCCTGAAGAAGTCTGGAACTTCTACGTCGGTGGTTATCAAGTCTGCCAAAAATGGCTCAAAGACCGCAAAGGTAGACAATTAACCGATGACGACATCCAACACTACCAGCGAATTGTAGTAGCATTGCAACAAACAATCAAACTGATGAACAAAATTGACCAAGCAATTCCAGGCTTCCCGATACAATAAAGAGGGAATAATTAGAGGTAGAAGATGACTAACAAAGAATTATTAATCCAAGAAATAGAAACTTTACCACCAGAGTTGCTAACAGAAGCACTTAATTTCATTCGAGAAATCAAAACCAGTCATAGAGCAAAACAGTCAAATACAAATAACTTACGTGGTTCTACAGCTGAAGATTTACTAGAATTTGCCGGAACTTGGTCAGGTGATGATATCAGAGAATGTCTTCAGCTTGTTCATGATACTCGTATGCCACTGGAATTTTAAGAATGTATTTGCTTGACACAAATCATTGCACTTTTTTGATAGAAGGTGAACCAAAAGTTGTCAATCACTTTCGGGAACTAGGTAAGGTGACACTCGCCACCAGTGCTATTGTCGCAGGTGAACTCAGATTCATGGCACAAAACTCCCAACAAAAAACTGCAAATCTCATCAAAATTCGCGCCTTTCTCAACCGAATTGATATTTATCCAATTGATGATGAAACGGCAGAAATTTACGGAGATTTTAAGTCAGAAATTATTAAAAGATTTGCAGCCAAAGAAAAGAGTAAACGCAAAACAACTCAACTACAAGAAATTGGCATCGGGGAAAATGACCTGTGGATTGCTGCTACAGCTTTACGCCATTCCTTAATTATCGTTACATCAGATAGTGATTTTCAAAGAATGCGTCAAGTACGAGAATTTACTTTGGAAAGTTGGGTTTAAATTAAGCGGGTTAAAAATATTAGTCCGCAGAGACGTACTTGGTTTTTATCCCCCGATTTCTCAGGGCAAGATGCTAAATTTGATTATGAATTAAATCCTTTTGAGGTAAGTAAAGTATAAGATTTGTAAAAAGTACAGTAAAGTTTTTCAGTCGTATAAATATAAAGGGAAACAATGACGATTAAAGAACAGATTACCCAAGAACTAGAAAAATTACCTGAACCCCTATTGCAGGAAATTTTAGACTTTGTTCAATTTTTACAAGCTAAACACCAACAAATCGCCGAGACAAAGCCAATTCAAGAACACATAGAATCAGAAACTCACACTCAAATTAAGTCTACAGGCAGTTCATTACTAGAACACCTGAAAACCATAAGTACCCCAAGTGACAGTTCTCAACTACCCTACCGTCCAGCTTCTGGACGTTCCATCCTCAGACACGCCGGAACCTGGTCAGGCGATGACTTTCAAGAGTGTCTTCAGTCGGTTTACGCCACTCGTGGTAAAGCCAAATTCGATTATGATTTAAATCCCTTTGAGTAATGTATTTTCTAGATACAAACCGGAGAAGGGATAGTTGAGTTTTTAACGATTGATGTTAACTAAACCTACTCCTTACCCCCACCTATGCTGGAAGCTGCCATTCAAGATATCATCCGCAAACAACGCCCCTACTACCTACTACAAGGCAACTTCATCA is a genomic window of Nostoc cf. commune SO-36 containing:
- a CDS encoding helix-turn-helix domain-containing protein produces the protein MNIKKPLAIKQPEVGKLIRELRLKTGLTQEQFAAVLGVTFPTVNRWENGRNQPSPIAMKQIEKILLEMDDRGQELLAKYSTP
- a CDS encoding type ISP restriction/modification enzyme codes for the protein MTFNQDNSYAFMVGTEDDRVEALKELLGYPVLQHDPEGSNFWYLRPGEDENKALETCPIAVGFYSELNKATDKEIKKLLTSQEKQQEIYGHYSGREFEQQPVMYLLLPGETQAGRVAMVLPEDEKRLRQRQIQTFAWDEEDLQARLARLQQESLLRTNRNRIENKPLLSIPLVEWVFYPSAKTARQLAQQLAKFALQMEQAIKMMGNNLEGYLNELFQSFKRELLPELKPSLNDEKGYSFADIYAQTITYGLFTARVFSHIRNPELKFDIQNVWEKLPETNPFLKQLFKAVFENQKQIEQKQKSGDELTDTIGQIVLLLNAANMDAILSDFQHKRNQEDIVIRFYEDFLAAYKPQMRERRGVYYTPEPVVSYIVRSIDHILKIDFGLTGGLADATKIKLEKPDSKGITETHKVLITDIATGTGTFLYSVIDHIYNSLKLDKDEWSNYVSQHLLPRLLGFELLMAPYAVAHMKLGLQLAELGYKFDTLERLRVYLTNTLQDAFQIPPTDELDNWIRDEADAANKIKQEAPVMVVMGNPPYSGVSANNGTWISDLLKGKDSIKNQSTSNYFEADGKPLGERKNWLNDDYVKFIRFAQWRIEQTGYGVLAFITNHGYMDNPTFRGMRQSLMTTFDDIYVLDLHGNSKKKEQSLNGSKDENVFDIQQGVAISIFVKRQNAKQQLANVYHTDLYGLRENKYQWLKKNSITTTQWTKLKPQSPFYLFVPHNTNWQSEYECNWKVTEIFPINSTGIVTARDNFVFDFDKKSLLQRITEFRNSQFSDQLIREKYFNGKGSSKYPDGDTRGWKLPEARRKVQADPDWEKRVLPCLYRPFDIRHLYYTEWMVDWHRYQVMRHMLESKNIGFHICRQISINEWGHILATNLITDDSYVSNKTSERGYTFPLYLYPQSNSLKELEEPLCPNFSQGFLNAIIEKLGYTPTPEAIFYYIYAIFHSPTYRTRYAEFLKIDFPRVPLTSDDELFHQLATYGEELVSLHLMKSPQLDNFITKFVENDGNNLVDAAHPKYNQDAVIINKKGDKFTGVPEEVWNFYVGGYQVCQKWLKDRKGRQLTDDDIQHYQRIVVALQQTIKLMNKIDQAIPGFPIQ
- a CDS encoding DUF2281 domain-containing protein; this translates as MTNKELLIQEIETLPPELLTEALNFIREIKTSHRAKQSNTNNLRGSTAEDLLEFAGTWSGDDIRECLQLVHDTRMPLEF
- a CDS encoding type II toxin-antitoxin system VapC family toxin — encoded protein: MIEGEPKVVNHFRELGKVTLATSAIVAGELRFMAQNSQQKTANLIKIRAFLNRIDIYPIDDETAEIYGDFKSEIIKRFAAKEKSKRKTTQLQEIGIGENDLWIAATALRHSLIIVTSDSDFQRMRQVREFTLESWV
- a CDS encoding DUF2281 domain-containing protein — its product is MTIKEQITQELEKLPEPLLQEILDFVQFLQAKHQQIAETKPIQEHIESETHTQIKSTGSSLLEHLKTISTPSDSSQLPYRPASGRSILRHAGTWSGDDFQECLQSVYATRGKAKFDYDLNPFE